In the genome of Fusarium fujikuroi IMI 58289 draft genome, chromosome FFUJ_chr02, one region contains:
- a CDS encoding probable fatty acid synthase, alpha subunit, protein MRPEVEQELAHTLLVELLAYQFASPVRWIETQDVFLGERTAERVVEIGPADTLGVMAKRTLKSKYEAYDAAKSVQRNILCYNKDAKEIYYDVDPVEEEPEPAAASSSDAPAAPAAAAAAPAAAAAPAPSSGPVAQVADEPVQAVDIVRALIAQKLKKPLLEVPLSKAIKDLVGGKSTLQNEILGDLGKEFGSTPEKPEDTPLDELGASMQATFDGNLGKQSLSLIARLISSKMPGGFNITAARKYLESRWGLGPGRQDGALLLALTMEPPARLGSEGDAKAFFDSVANKYATNAGISLSTATAAGPAGGSSGGMMMDPAAIDALTKDQRALFKQQLELLARYLKIDLREGEKAHLNSQKSEKVLQAQLDLWTAEHGDFYASGIEPVFTPLKARTYDSSWNWARQDALSMYFDIIFGRLQAVDREIVSQCIRLMNRSNPKLLDFMQYHIDNCPTERGETYKLAQELGQQLLENCKDVLDVAPVYKDVSLPTGPRTTVDARGNLNYEEVPRASCRKLEHYVQQMAEGGKISEYGNRTKVQSDLSRIYRLIKQQHKLSKTSQLEIKSLYGEVLRSLAMNESQILPKDNKGRKVLKNSQSKGKVETIPFLHLKKKGLHGWDYSKKLTGVYLNCLEDAAKSGVTFQDKHVLMTGAGAGSIGAEVLQGLISGGAKVIVTTSRFSREVTEYYQAMYTRYGSRGSQIVVVPFNQGSKQDVEALVEYIYDTKEGLGWDLDFIVPFAAIPENGREIDSIDSKSELAHRIMLTNLVRLLGCVKAQKTERGFETRPAQVVLPLSPNHGTFGNDGLYSESKLGLETLFNRWHSESWANYLTICGAVIGWTRGTGLMSGNNIVAEGVEAFGVRTFSQQEMAFNLLGLMSPTLVDLCQNEPVFADLNGGLQFIPNLNETMTKLRKDIMETSEVRRAVAKESAIENTIVNGAASEVLYKKKTIDPRANIKLDFPNRPDWKTDIEPLNENLKGMVDLEKVVVVTGFAEVGPWGNSRTRWEMEAYGEFSLEGCVEMAWIMGLIKNHNGLIKGKPYSGWVDAKTGEPIDDKDVKPKYEKYVLEHSGIRLIEPELFEGYDPNKKQLLHEVVIEEDLEPFEASKETAEEFKREHGDKVEVFEIPDSGEYIIRLRKGASLWIPKALRFDRLVAGQIPTGWDPKRYGVPEDIVSQVDPVTLFLLVSTAEALLSCGITDPYEFYKYVHVSEVGNCVGSGMGGAAALRDMHRTRFLDQPVQNDILQESFINTMAAWVNMLLMSSSGPIKTPVGACATAVESIDTGYETIMEGKARVCFVGGFDDLGEEGSYEFANMKATSNTVDEFAHGRTPKEMSRPTTTTRNGFMESQGCGIQVIMTAKLALDMGVPIHGIVALTTTASDKIGRSVPAPGQGVLTTARENPGKFPSPLLDINYRRRQIERRKKTIKQWQESELEYVHDEIDAMKSQGASFDEKEYAADRFAHIEKEAARQEKELLRSMGNNFWKSDPSIAPLRGALATWGLTVDDIGVASFHGTSTKANDKNESNVICQQLRHLGRKKGNAVLGIFQKYLTGHPKGAAGAWMMNGCLQVLDTGLVPGNRNADNVDPVMEQYDLIVYPSRSIQTDGVKAFSVTSFGFGQKGAQAIGVHPKYLFATLDEKTYAEYCAKVDARQKKAYRYFHDGFINNKLFVAKNNSPYSDDQLSKVLLNPDARVSEDKKSSELKYAPDFMKKSEKVVSSAKAKETEQVMEALALKVTNKNSQVGVDVEDIAAVNIDNDTFVERNFTANEISYCRQAPSPQSSFAGRWSAKEAVFKSLGVASQGAGAAMKDIEIVKGENGAPTVSLHGEAAAAAKKAGVKDITLSISHSDSQAIAVAVANF, encoded by the exons ATGCGTCCCGAAGTTGAGCAAGAGCTTGCTCACACGCTGCTCGTTGAATTGCTCGCATACCAATTTGCTTCTCCTGTTAGATGGATTGAGACTCAAGATGTGTTCCTCGGTGAGAGGACCGCTGAGCGAGTCGTGGAAATTGGTCCTGCCGATACTCTTGGTGTCATGGCTAAGCGAACCTTGAAGTCCAAGTACGAAGCCTACGATGCCGCCAAGTCCGTTCAGCGAAATATCCTCTGCTATAACAAGGATGCTAAGGAGATCTACTATGATGTTGATCCCGTGGAAGAGGAACCTGAGCCTGCGGCTGCTTCCTCTAGTGATGCCCCTGCAGCCCCTGcggccgctgccgctgctcccgctgctgcagctgcacCCGCTCCCAGTTCAGGTCCTGTCGCCCAAGTTGCCGATGAGCCTGTACAGGCTGTTGACATTGTTCGCGCCCTCATTGCgcaaaagctcaagaagcctcTCCTCGAGGTTCCTCTCAGCAAGGCCATTAAGGACCTTGTCGGTG GCAAATCCACCCTTCAGAACGAGATTCTCGGTGATCTTGGAAAGGAATTCGGTTCCACCCCTGAGAAGCCCGAAGACACACCtctcgatgagcttggtgcATCCATGCAAGCCACTTTTGATGGCAACCTCGGCAAGCAATCACTGTCCTTGATTGCTCGACTTATCTCATCCAAGATGCCTGGTGGTTTCAATATCACAGCCGCCCGAAAATATCTCGAGAGTCGATGGGGTCTTGGACCTGGCCGACAAGATGGTGCTCTGCTTCTCGCCCTCACAATGGAGCCTCCTGCGCGACTAGGCTCTGAGGGCGATGCCAAGGCCTTCTTTGACAGCGTCGCCAACAAGTATGCCACCAATGCCGGCATCAGTCTGTCTACAGCTACGGCGGCTGGCCCCGCGGGCGGCTCTAGCGGCggcatgatgatggatccTGCTGCTATTGATGCCCTCACCAAGGACCAGCGTGCCCTCTTCAAGCAACAATTAGAGCTTCTCGCTCGATACCTCAAGATCGACCTTCGTGAGGGTGAGAAGGCTCACCTCAACTCCCAGAAATCCGAGAAGGTTTTGCAAGCCCAGCTTGATCTCTGGACTGCTGAGCATGGTGACTTTTATGCCTCTGGTATCGAGCCTGTCTTCACCCCCCTCAAGGCCCGAACCTACGATTCATCATGGAACTGGGCTCGCCAGGACGCTCTCAGCATGTACTTCGACATCATCTTCGGTCGTCTCCAGGCTGTTGATCGTGAGATTGTTAGCCAGTGCATTCGTCTCATGAACCGATCCAACCCCAAGCTCCTCGACTTCATGCAGTATCATATCGACAACTGTCCCACTGAGCGAGGTGAGACTTACAAGCTTGCCCAGGAGCTCGGAcagcagcttctcgagaacTGCAAggatgttcttgatgtcgCCCCTGTGTACAAGGATGTTTCCCTCCCTACCGGACCCAGGACAACAGTCGACGCCCGGGGCAACCTCAACTACGAGGAAGTCCCGCGTGCCAGCTGTCGCAAGCTCGAGCATTATGTCCAGCAAATGGCCGAGGGAGGCAAGATCTCTGAGTACGGCAACCGCACCAAGGTCCAGAGCGATCTTTCTCGCATCTACAGACTCATCAAGCAGCAGCACAAGCTGTCCAAGACTTCTCAGCTTGAGATCAAGAGCCTTTATGGCGAGGTCCTTCGCTCGCTTGCCATGAACGAGAGCCAGATCCTTCCCAAGGACAACAAGGGCCGAAAGGTTCTGAAGAACAGCCAGAGCAAGGGTAAGGTCGAGACCATTCCCTTCCTTcacctcaagaagaagggtctCCATGGCTGGGACTACAGCAAGAAGCTTACCGGCGTGTACCTCAACTGCCTTGAGGATGCTGCCAAGTCTGGTGTCACCTTCCAGGACAAGCACGTTCTCATgactggtgctggtgccggTTCTATCGGCGCCGAGGTCCTTCAGGGTCTCATCAGCGGTGGCGCTAAGGTCATTGTCACCACCAGCCGCTTCTCCCGCGAGGTCACCGAGTATTACCAGGCCATGTACACCCGCTATGGCTCTCGCGGCTCCCAGATTGTCGTTGTTCCCTTCAATCAGGGTAGCAAGCAAGACGTTGAAGCCCTCGTCGAGTACATCTATGATACCAAGGAGGGTCTTGGCTGGGATCTCGACTTCATCGTTCCTTTCGCTGCTATCCCCGAGAATGGTCGCGAGATTGACAGCATTGATTCCAAGTCTGAGCTTGCCCATCGTATCATGCTTACCAACCTTGTTCGTCTCCTCGGATGCGTCAAGGCCCAAAAGACTGAGCGTGGCTTCGAGACCCGACCTGCTCAGGTTGTTCTGCCCCTTTCTCCCAACCACGGCACCTTCGGTAATGACGGTCTTTACTCCGAGTCCAAGCTTGGCCTCGAGACTCTCTTCAACAGATGGCACTCCGAGAGCTGGGCCAACTACCTCACCATTTGCGGTGCGGTCATTGGCTGGACCCGAGGAACTGGTCTCATGTCTGGTAACAACATCGTTGCCGAGGGCGTTGAGGCGTTCGGCGTCCGCACTTTCTCTCAGCAGGAGATGGCTTtcaaccttcttggtctcatgTCTCCCACTTTGGTTGATCTGTGCCAGAATGAGCCTGTCTTTGCTGACCTAAACGGTGGTCTGCAGTTCATTCCTAACCTGAACGAGACCATGACCAAGCTCCGCAAGGATATCATGGAGACTAGCGAGGTCCGCCGTGCTGTTGCCAAAGAGAGTGCCATTGAGAATACTATTGTCAATGGTGCCGCCTCCGAGGTTCTttacaagaagaagacaattGATCCTCGtgccaacatcaagcttgaCTTCCCCAACCGACCTGACTGGAAGACCGACATTGAGCCACTCAACGAGAATCTTAAAGGCATGGTTGACCTGGAGAAGGTTGTTGTGGTCACTGGATTTGCTGAAGTTGGTCCTTGGGGTAACTCTCGAACTCGATGGGAGATGGAGGCCTATGGCGAATTCTCCTTGGAGGGTTGCGTTGAGATGGCTTGGATCATgggtctcatcaagaaccacAATGGTCTTATCAAGGGTAAGCCTTACTCCGGCTGGGTTGACGCCAAGACTGGTGAGCCCATCGACGACAAGGACGTCAAGCCCAAGTATGAGAAGTATGTTCTTGAGCACTCTGGTATTCGTCTGATCGAGCCTGAGCTGTTCGAGGGCTACGAccccaacaagaagcagctgctTCACGAGGTCGTCATTgaggaggatcttgagccCTTCGAGGCCTCTAAAGAGACTGCCGAGGAGTTCAAGCGTGAGCACGGTGACAAGGTTGAGGTCTTCGAGATCCCGGATAGCGGCGAGTACATCATTCGCCTCAGGAAGGGTGCCTCTCTCTGGATCCCCAAGGCACTTCGCTTCGATCGTCTCGTCGCTGGTCAGATCCCCACTGGTTGGGACCCCAAGCGATATGGTGTTCCTGAGGATATCGTCTCCCAAGTTGACCCTGTCACACTGTTCCTTCTTGTGTCTACTGCCGAGGCTCTCCTTTCTTGTGGTATCACCGACCCCTACGAGTTCTACAAGTACGTCCACGTCTCCGAAGTTGGTAACTGTGTTGGTTCCGGTATGGGTGGAGCCGCCGCTCTCCGCGACATGCACCGCACTCGTTTCCTCGACCAGCCAGTGCAGAACGACATTCTCCAAGAGTctttcatcaacaccatggctGCCTGGGTTaacatgttgttgatgtcctcTTCTGGACCCATCAAGACCCCTGTCGGTGCTTGTGCTACCGCTGTTGAGTCCATTGACACCGGTTATGAGACCATCATGGAGGGTAAGGCTCGCGTCTGCTTTGTCGGTGGCTTCGATGATCTCGGTGAGGAAGGCTCTTATGAATTCGCCAACATGAAGGCCACCAGCAACACTGTTGACGAGTTTGCCCATGGACGTACTCCTAAGGAGATGTCTCGTCCTACCACTACTACCCGAAACGGATTCATGGAGTCTCAGGGTTGCGGTATCCAGGTCATCATGACTGCCAAGCTTGCCCTTGACATGGGTGTCCCCATCCACGGCATCGTTGCCCTGACCACCACTGCTTCTGACAAGATTGGCCGTTCCGTTCCCGCTCCAGGCCAGGGTGTTCTTACCACAGCTCGCGAGAACCCTGGCAAGTTCCCTTCGcctcttctcgacatcaactACCGACGCCGCCAGATCGAGCGTCGCAAGAAGACTATCAAGCAATGGCAAGAGTCGGAGCTTGAGTATGTTCATGACGAGATTGATGCCATGAAGTCTCAGGGTGCTTCCTTTGACGAGAAGGAGTATGCCGCGGACCGCTTCGCTCACATTGAGAAAGAAGCTGCCCGACAGGAGAAGGAGCTTCTCCGCAGCATGGGCAACAACTTCTGGAAGAGCGATCCTAGCATCGCCCCTCTGCGCGGTGCCCTCGCCACATGGGGTCTCACTGTCGACGATATCGGTGTTGCCTCGTTCCACGGAACCTCTACCAAGGCCAATGATAAGAACGAGTCCAATGTCATCTGCCAGCAGCTTCGCCATCTTGGTCGCAAGAAGGGCAACGCTGTCTTGGGTATCTTCCAGAAGTACCTCACTGGTCACCCCAAGGGTGCTGCTGGCGCTTGGATGATGAACGGTTGTCTCCAGGTCCTCGACACCGGTCTTGTTCCTGGAAACCGCAACGCCGACAACGTTGATCCCGTCATGGAGCAGTACGACCTCATCGTCTACCCCAGCCGCAGCATCCAGACCGACGGTGTCAAGGCCTTCTCCGTTACCTCTTTCGGTTTCGGACAGAAGGGTGCTCAGGCCATTGGTGTCCACCCTAAGTACCTGTTTGCTactcttgatgagaagaccTACGCCGAATACTGCGCCAAGGTCGATGCTCGCCAGAAGAAGGCCTACCGATACTTCcacgatggcttcatcaacaacaagctGTTCGTCGCCAAGAACAACTCTCCTTACTCTGACGACCAGCTCAGCAAGGTTCTTCTCAACCCTGATGCTCGTGTCTCTGAGGACAAGAAGTCATCTGAGCTGAAGTATGCACCTGACTTCATGAAGAAGTCAGAGAAGGTTGTTTCATCAGCCAAGGCTAAGGAGACTGAGCAAGTCATGGAAGCTCTGGCCCTCAAGGTCACAAACAAGAACAGCCAGGTtggcgttgatgttgaagacatTGCCGCTGTCAACATCGACAACGACACTTTCGTCGAGCGTAACTTTACCGCTAACGAGATCTCCTACTGCCGCCAAGCTCCCAGCCCCCAGAGCTCTTTCGCCGGCCGCTGGAGTGCCAAGGAGGCTGTATTCAAGTCTCTTGGCGTCGCCAGTCAAGGCGCTGGTGCCGCTATGAAGGACATTGAGATTGTCAAGGGAGAGAACGGTGCCCCCACTGTTTCT CTTCACggtgaggctgctgctgccgccaagaaggccgGTGTGAAGGATATCACACTGTCCATCTCACACTCTGATAGCCAGGCTATCGCTGTGGCTGTTGCCAACTTTTAA
- a CDS encoding related to U6 snRNA-associated Sm-like protein LSm4, translating to MLPLGLLNAAQGHPMLVELKNGETLNGHLVSCDTWMNLTLKEVVQTSPEGDQFVRLPEVYVKGNNIKYLRVPDEIIDQVSESQKGQQGGFRGGRGGQSRGDHSGRGDRGRGRGGRGRGRGRGQ from the exons ATG CTACCCCTCGGACTACTCAATGCGGCCCAGGGCCACCCCATGCTCGTTGAGCTGAAGAACGGCGAGACACTCAACGGACATCTGGTTTCGTGCGATACATGGATGAACCTTACACTCAAGGAGGTGGTGCAGACAAGTCCG GAGGGCGATCAATTTGTCAGGTTACCAGAGGTCTATGTCAAGGGAAACAAT ATCAAATACCTGAGAGTACCCGACGAGATCATCGACCAGGTCAGCGAATCACAGAAGGGCCAGCAGGGCGGCTTCCGAGGCGGAAGAGGGGGACAGTCAAGGGGAGATCACAGCGGTCGTGGTGATCGTGGACGCGGTCGTGGTGGAAgaggccgaggccgaggtCGAGGTCAATGA